A genomic region of Lysinibacillus sp. 2017 contains the following coding sequences:
- the ilvB gene encoding biosynthetic-type acetolactate synthase large subunit, whose amino-acid sequence MSANASTNQEIEIQVEEQPVQKPRDGADILVQSLHDQGVDIIFGYPGGAVLQIYDALYRNPIRHILTRHEQGAIHAAEGYARVMNKPGVVIATSGPGATNLVTGIADAMIDSIPLVIFTGQVATSVIGTDAFQEADIMGITTPITKHNYQVQDVADIPRIIKEAFHIANTGRKGPVVIDFPKNVSQSVFGDEIKTPDNIYLPGYQPTTKPNYLQIQKAIQALSVATKPLVLAGAGVLFADAREQLTEFIEKYKLPVVNTLLGLGSIHGQHEQFFGMAGMHGYATANNAITQCDLLINIGARFDDRLTGNLKSFAPNAKIVHIDIDPAEIGKNVPTDIPIVADAKEALYAFLKKDFQTPDISEWVTYLNESRDKYPLWYEADTEEVLPQQAVEIVHKLTNGDAIVTTDVGQHQMWAAQYYHLNNDHGWVTSGGLGTMGFGFPAAIGAQFARPDKKVIAFVGDAGFQMTNQELTLLKEFNLPVKVVILNNSCLGMVRQWQETFYEERYSQSLMPIQPDFVKLADAYGVKGYRINNISEAESIFAEAILSDEPVVIDCRVKQLVSVFPMVAPGKGLHEMIGVEKP is encoded by the coding sequence ATGAGTGCAAATGCTTCAACCAATCAAGAGATTGAAATCCAAGTAGAAGAACAACCCGTTCAAAAACCAAGAGATGGTGCAGATATTTTAGTTCAATCACTACATGATCAAGGTGTTGATATTATTTTCGGTTATCCAGGTGGTGCGGTTTTACAAATTTATGATGCACTATACCGTAACCCCATTCGCCATATTTTAACACGACACGAACAGGGCGCGATTCATGCTGCAGAGGGTTATGCACGTGTTATGAATAAACCAGGTGTCGTTATTGCAACGTCAGGTCCAGGCGCTACGAACCTTGTTACAGGGATTGCGGATGCCATGATTGATTCGATTCCATTAGTTATCTTCACGGGGCAGGTTGCAACATCGGTAATTGGAACAGACGCGTTCCAAGAAGCTGATATTATGGGAATTACAACACCAATTACAAAGCACAACTACCAGGTCCAAGATGTGGCAGATATTCCGCGCATCATAAAAGAAGCATTTCATATCGCCAATACTGGACGTAAAGGACCAGTTGTTATTGACTTCCCGAAAAACGTATCGCAATCAGTTTTCGGTGATGAAATTAAAACACCAGATAATATTTATTTACCTGGGTATCAGCCGACGACAAAACCAAACTACTTACAGATTCAGAAGGCAATTCAAGCATTGTCGGTAGCGACAAAACCACTCGTACTTGCTGGAGCTGGTGTTTTATTTGCCGATGCACGCGAACAATTAACTGAATTTATTGAAAAATATAAATTGCCAGTTGTGAATACATTACTTGGACTAGGAAGTATTCATGGACAGCATGAGCAGTTCTTCGGAATGGCAGGGATGCATGGCTATGCGACTGCAAATAATGCCATTACGCAGTGTGACTTACTAATTAATATCGGTGCACGCTTTGATGACCGCTTAACAGGCAATTTAAAATCATTTGCTCCAAATGCAAAAATCGTTCATATCGATATTGATCCAGCTGAAATTGGAAAAAATGTCCCGACTGATATTCCAATCGTAGCGGACGCGAAAGAAGCATTGTATGCATTTCTGAAAAAGGATTTCCAAACTCCCGATATTTCTGAATGGGTAACGTACTTAAATGAAAGCCGTGATAAGTATCCTTTGTGGTATGAAGCGGACACTGAAGAAGTATTACCGCAACAAGCCGTTGAAATTGTTCATAAATTAACAAATGGTGATGCTATCGTAACAACAGATGTAGGACAGCATCAAATGTGGGCAGCGCAATACTACCATTTGAATAACGATCATGGTTGGGTAACATCTGGCGGTCTAGGAACAATGGGCTTCGGGTTCCCAGCCGCGATAGGCGCACAATTCGCACGACCAGATAAGAAGGTCATCGCATTTGTAGGGGATGCAGGCTTCCAAATGACGAACCAAGAGTTGACGTTATTAAAAGAATTTAACTTACCAGTAAAAGTGGTCATTTTAAACAATAGTTGCTTAGGTATGGTACGCCAATGGCAAGAAACATTCTATGAAGAACGTTATTCACAATCACTAATGCCAATCCAGCCAGACTTTGTGAAATTAGCGGATGCATACGGTGTGAAAGGATATCGCATTAACAATATTTCAGAAGCAGAATCGATTTTTGCAGAAGCCATTCTATCTGATGAGCCAGTTGTTATTGATTGTCGTGTGAAGCAATTAGTTAGTGTATTCCCGATGGTCGCACCTGGTAAAGGTCTACATGAAATGATTGGAGTGGAAAAACCATGA
- the ilvN gene encoding acetolactate synthase small subunit, translated as MKRVITVTVINQSGVLNRVTGLLMKRQFNIESITVGHTEQPNFSKMTFVVNIEDESKTEQLIKQLSKQIDVLKVNDITEKAIVLRELALIKVVSPPNLRMEMNAIVEPFRPQVVDTSKNVVTYEVIGHPEKIDAFIELIRPYGIKELTRTGATASVREAQKIEGPQLSILK; from the coding sequence ATGAAACGTGTTATTACAGTAACCGTAATTAATCAAAGTGGCGTACTAAACCGCGTAACAGGTTTACTAATGAAACGCCAATTTAATATTGAATCCATTACAGTTGGACATACGGAACAACCGAATTTTTCAAAAATGACCTTTGTCGTAAATATTGAGGACGAAAGTAAAACGGAGCAATTAATCAAGCAATTATCAAAACAAATTGATGTTTTAAAAGTCAATGATATTACGGAAAAAGCCATCGTACTTCGTGAATTAGCACTGATTAAGGTCGTATCACCACCAAATTTGCGTATGGAAATGAACGCCATTGTTGAACCGTTCCGTCCACAAGTGGTAGATACTTCGAAAAACGTTGTGACCTATGAGGTTATTGGTCATCCAGAGAAAATTGATGCCTTTATCGAATTAATTCGACCATATGGCATTAAAGAATTAACGCGAACAGGCGCTACTGCTTCAGTTCGTGAAGCACAAAAAATCGAAGGTCCACAATTATCCATTTTAAAATAA